Proteins co-encoded in one Halorussus vallis genomic window:
- the pth2 gene encoding peptidyl-tRNA hydrolase Pth2, with translation MKQAIVARTDIGMGQGKLAAQVAHASLSAYEETGSKARKAWKGEGQKKVVLKASGESQLFELAEKARAEGLPHAVVRDAGHTQLDPGTVTALAVGPGDDEIVDRVTGDLSLF, from the coding sequence ATGAAGCAGGCCATCGTCGCGCGGACCGACATCGGCATGGGGCAGGGGAAACTGGCGGCCCAGGTCGCCCACGCCTCGCTGTCGGCCTACGAGGAAACCGGGAGCAAGGCCCGCAAAGCCTGGAAGGGCGAGGGCCAGAAGAAGGTCGTGCTGAAAGCCAGCGGCGAGAGCCAACTGTTCGAACTCGCCGAGAAGGCCCGGGCGGAGGGGCTTCCCCACGCAGTCGTCCGGGACGCCGGCCACACCCAACTCGACCCCGGCACCGTGACGGCCCTGGCCGTGGGACCGGGCGACGACGAAATCGTCGACCGCGTCACCGGGGACCTCTCGCTGTTCTAG
- a CDS encoding YIP1 family protein: MRGTDVPGWFDALVRPDAFFERRVPIRDLGPAKVLFAVTLAGTVPVAVATVLASPASPASPTSNRTPAAVVSAIAAVFVGIGGAVLLAWLFGSVLFCVGAWLVGGSFDLSETGSVMAYAMGPLGVEFLLVAALVAATAGVGAVAEFDAFVGHLDGGPPPFRTLALVTSCWQAYVATFGLKHANDLPPRRAALVSAAFVLPTVVEALA; the protein is encoded by the coding sequence GTGAGGGGCACCGACGTCCCGGGATGGTTCGACGCGCTCGTCCGTCCGGACGCCTTCTTCGAGCGGCGGGTGCCGATACGGGACCTCGGCCCGGCGAAGGTCCTGTTCGCGGTCACGCTCGCGGGGACCGTCCCCGTCGCCGTCGCGACCGTCCTCGCCTCGCCCGCCTCGCCCGCTTCGCCCACCTCGAACCGGACCCCTGCGGCCGTCGTTTCCGCGATTGCCGCCGTCTTCGTCGGTATCGGCGGTGCGGTCCTCCTCGCCTGGCTCTTCGGGAGCGTCCTGTTCTGCGTCGGCGCGTGGCTCGTCGGCGGGTCGTTCGACCTCTCGGAGACGGGGTCGGTGATGGCGTACGCGATGGGGCCGCTCGGGGTTGAGTTCCTCCTCGTTGCGGCGCTGGTCGCGGCCACGGCCGGCGTCGGCGCCGTCGCCGAGTTCGACGCGTTCGTCGGCCACCTCGACGGGGGACCACCCCCGTTTCGGACGCTCGCGCTCGTCACGAGTTGCTGGCAGGCGTACGTCGCGACCTTCGGCCTGAAGCACGCCAACGACCTTCCCCCGCGGCGCGCCGCGCTCGTCTCGGCCGCGTTCGTCCTCCCGACGGTCGTCGAAGCGCTGGCATGA
- a CDS encoding Yip1 family protein has translation MVLQALLHPDDYFAGRSPSLGRAFAVVLVVALITTTAVGAFGWLLSERITATTEIPNQERPPDWVCDGESDTEAESMMRENCDEPKTKTVQVGDLIWKAFGEKLPLLFVGSLLAWPLYAAGLHVASAVVGGRGSFLDTLAVTAWGIAPNALQAVVGLGLLVVSLDGLDLSGSNPEMLASQVQSLTVRARGGTTAVKVAGACWQGYVWTFGLKHARDLRTGEAAIAGGGIALVALLFSFA, from the coding sequence ATGGTCCTGCAAGCCCTCCTCCACCCGGACGACTACTTCGCCGGGCGGTCGCCCTCGCTCGGCCGTGCGTTCGCCGTCGTCCTCGTCGTCGCGCTGATTACGACGACCGCCGTCGGCGCGTTCGGCTGGCTCCTGAGCGAACGCATCACCGCCACGACCGAGATTCCCAATCAGGAACGACCGCCGGACTGGGTCTGCGACGGCGAGTCCGACACCGAGGCCGAGTCGATGATGCGCGAGAACTGCGACGAACCGAAGACGAAGACGGTCCAGGTCGGCGACCTCATCTGGAAGGCGTTCGGCGAGAAACTGCCGCTGTTGTTCGTCGGGTCGCTGCTGGCGTGGCCGCTGTACGCAGCGGGCCTCCACGTCGCCTCCGCGGTCGTGGGTGGCCGGGGGAGCTTCCTCGACACTCTCGCGGTCACCGCGTGGGGAATCGCTCCGAACGCGCTCCAGGCGGTCGTCGGCCTCGGTCTGCTCGTCGTCTCGCTCGACGGCCTCGACCTCTCGGGGTCGAACCCCGAGATGCTCGCCTCGCAGGTCCAGTCGCTGACCGTCCGCGCGCGCGGCGGCACGACGGCGGTGAAGGTCGCGGGCGCGTGCTGGCAGGGCTACGTCTGGACGTTTGGATTGAAGCACGCCCGCGACCTCCGGACGGGAGAAGCCGCGATCGCCGGCGGTGGAATCGCGCTCGTCGCCCTCCTGTTCTCGTTCGCCTGA
- the dcd gene encoding dCTP deaminase translates to MILSDADILRRLEDGDLAVEPLDDPDLQIQPASIDLRLGREFLEFQHANIPCIHPDSEQEVSEYVSETVIDDGNEFILHPGDFVLGTTKERVEIPADLLAHVEGRSSFGRLAVVIHATAGVVDPGYCGQITLELSNLGTAPVALKPGTRISQLIFTELKSPAERPYGEDRGSKYQDQSGPQASRIGGDHEFGGDQKRTSGADGKTGGGSTES, encoded by the coding sequence ATGATACTGTCGGACGCCGACATCCTCCGCCGTCTGGAGGACGGCGACCTCGCGGTCGAACCCTTGGACGACCCCGACCTGCAGATTCAACCCGCCAGCATCGACCTTCGACTCGGACGCGAGTTCCTGGAGTTCCAGCACGCCAACATCCCCTGCATCCACCCGGACAGCGAGCAGGAGGTCTCGGAGTACGTCAGCGAGACCGTCATCGACGACGGGAACGAGTTCATACTCCACCCCGGCGACTTCGTGCTCGGCACGACGAAAGAGCGCGTCGAGATTCCCGCCGACCTGCTGGCCCACGTCGAGGGCCGGTCGTCGTTCGGCCGCCTCGCGGTGGTCATCCACGCCACCGCCGGCGTGGTCGACCCGGGCTACTGCGGCCAGATTACCCTCGAACTGTCGAACCTCGGCACCGCGCCCGTGGCGCTCAAACCCGGCACCCGCATCTCTCAGCTCATCTTCACGGAACTCAAATCGCCCGCCGAGCGCCCCTACGGCGAGGACCGCGGCTCGAAGTACCAGGACCAGTCGGGTCCCCAGGCCTCCCGCATCGGCGGCGACCACGAGTTCGGCGGCGACCAGAAACGGACGTCGGGCGCCGACGGGAAGACCGGCGGAGGCTCCACCGAATCATGA
- a CDS encoding thiamine-phosphate synthase family protein, translated as MRFAEEIVVEEFLPTVRSMLAEDLRDRGLTQSEVADLLGISQSAVSKYANGEVERNDRFLDDDRVKNLVARVGEGLAEGTMSRIEALVEIEVLIRRLEDRDLVSELHELEMPELSGHGGDFNVHDPEGDLRTTERVRSSLRRGVRIIESASGFASLIPAVGSNLCECTPDADGIDDVAAIPGRIFDVKGQATIPGDPEFGVSEHVASLLLSARRAGSPARAALNVRYDPDIVAALEELGHETAEFDAEYDDLDAAVGAVMRDHPEATVLYHTGGYGIEPIVYLLGDDASAVASMARKLL; from the coding sequence ATGAGGTTCGCCGAGGAGATCGTCGTCGAAGAGTTCCTCCCGACGGTCCGGTCGATGCTCGCCGAGGACCTCCGCGACCGGGGGCTGACCCAGAGCGAGGTCGCCGACCTCCTGGGAATCAGCCAGAGTGCGGTGTCGAAGTACGCCAACGGCGAGGTCGAGCGCAACGACCGGTTCCTCGACGACGACCGGGTGAAGAACCTCGTCGCCCGGGTCGGCGAGGGACTGGCGGAGGGGACGATGAGTCGGATCGAGGCGCTGGTCGAGATAGAGGTGCTGATTCGCCGCCTGGAGGACCGCGACCTCGTTTCAGAACTCCACGAACTCGAGATGCCCGAACTGTCGGGCCACGGCGGCGACTTCAACGTCCACGACCCCGAGGGCGACCTCCGGACCACCGAGCGGGTTCGGTCGTCGCTCCGGCGCGGCGTCCGCATCATCGAGAGCGCCAGCGGGTTCGCCTCGCTCATCCCCGCCGTGGGGTCGAACCTCTGCGAGTGCACGCCCGACGCCGACGGCATCGACGACGTGGCGGCCATCCCGGGCCGCATCTTCGACGTAAAGGGGCAGGCGACCATCCCCGGCGACCCCGAGTTCGGGGTCAGCGAACACGTCGCCTCGCTCCTGCTGTCGGCCCGCCGGGCGGGGAGTCCGGCCCGCGCGGCGCTCAACGTCCGCTACGACCCCGACATCGTCGCGGCCCTCGAAGAACTCGGCCACGAAACCGCCGAGTTCGACGCCGAGTACGACGACCTCGACGCGGCGGTCGGGGCGGTCATGCGCGACCACCCCGAGGCGACGGTCCTCTATCACACCGGCGGCTACGGCATCGAACCCATCGTCTACCTGCTCGGCGACGACGCCTCGGCGGTTGCGTCGATGGCCCGGAAGCTACTCTGA
- a CDS encoding HalX domain-containing protein — translation MDESDAPTVLVIEDEPDLGRLYELWLEDDYDVKHVETGEQALSALDDSVDVVLLDRRLPGMSGRAVLEEIRERDVDCRVAMVTAVDPSFDVVEMGFDTYVTKPPDREQLRDVVAQLLDRATLDEQMQEYYSLVSRRAALETEFSSAELADSEAYAVLVERIERKRAAVDESLGDVGSHDVFVDSVREVLGPGDGDAVCDTD, via the coding sequence ATGGACGAATCAGACGCGCCGACCGTGCTCGTCATCGAGGACGAACCGGACCTGGGTCGGCTCTACGAACTCTGGCTCGAAGACGACTACGACGTCAAACACGTCGAAACCGGCGAGCAAGCGCTCTCGGCGCTCGACGATAGCGTCGACGTCGTCCTGCTCGACCGCAGGCTCCCCGGGATGTCCGGACGGGCCGTCCTCGAAGAGATACGCGAACGCGACGTCGACTGCCGGGTGGCGATGGTGACCGCCGTCGACCCGAGTTTCGACGTCGTCGAGATGGGCTTCGACACGTACGTCACGAAGCCGCCGGACCGCGAGCAGTTGCGCGACGTCGTCGCGCAACTGCTCGACCGGGCGACGCTGGACGAGCAGATGCAGGAGTACTACTCGCTGGTTTCGCGCCGGGCGGCGCTGGAGACCGAATTCTCGTCGGCCGAACTCGCCGACAGCGAGGCGTACGCCGTCCTCGTCGAGCGAATCGAGCGCAAGCGAGCGGCGGTCGACGAGTCGCTCGGCGACGTCGGTTCCCACGACGTGTTCGTCGATTCGGTCCGCGAAGTGCTGGGGCCGGGGGACGGCGACGCCGTCTGCGACACCGACTGA
- a CDS encoding sensor histidine kinase — MTDAAFRRNPELIPRLFVGLGVAFLFTFAGEWLFIFTGPLDRFLSADFAVSFAITVPFCAGLMYGGYALERGALDADRYPRVGKWLSAGLLGFLAVNVPIMVMWGPTDSSFLVGWTRWAASVGANFGLFIGIVEARAIERERAAERAAVRAEEAEARQEWLDYMNSLLRHELLNTATVIEGYAAVLEEEYAADPQAVEYLATIRRQSRSMTSVIRDVRVLLKATGDDARREPTNVGDVVTEELENLRDASGDVESSVAEDAYAAADDLLHRVFSNLFSNAVEHGSTNLRSQAREDAVEHGSTSPRSRAREDAAERDGATVRLDVTVETTPDTVVVRVSDDGPGIPEDELATLFERSDTSDDHGLGLYLVKTLVDRYEGSIELRDTGPEGTTFVVELPRVPAPGVASPSESDDSASEVRPDTARPGPRAAER; from the coding sequence ATGACTGACGCAGCGTTCCGGCGCAACCCGGAGCTGATTCCTCGGCTGTTCGTCGGCCTCGGTGTCGCCTTCCTGTTCACGTTCGCCGGCGAGTGGCTGTTCATCTTCACCGGGCCGCTCGACCGCTTTCTGTCGGCCGACTTCGCCGTCTCCTTCGCGATTACCGTGCCGTTCTGCGCCGGCCTGATGTACGGCGGGTACGCGCTCGAACGCGGCGCGCTCGACGCCGACCGGTATCCGCGGGTGGGCAAGTGGCTCTCGGCCGGACTGCTCGGCTTCCTCGCGGTCAACGTGCCGATCATGGTCATGTGGGGGCCGACCGACAGCAGTTTCCTCGTCGGGTGGACTCGGTGGGCCGCGAGCGTCGGTGCCAACTTCGGCCTCTTCATCGGCATCGTCGAGGCCCGCGCGATAGAGCGCGAGCGCGCGGCCGAGCGCGCCGCCGTCCGGGCCGAGGAGGCCGAAGCGAGACAGGAGTGGCTCGACTACATGAACAGCCTGCTCCGCCACGAGTTGCTGAACACCGCGACGGTCATCGAGGGCTACGCGGCGGTGCTCGAAGAGGAGTACGCCGCCGACCCACAGGCGGTCGAGTACCTCGCGACGATTCGACGCCAGAGCCGAAGCATGACCTCGGTCATCAGGGACGTGCGGGTGCTCCTGAAGGCGACCGGCGACGACGCCCGACGCGAACCGACGAACGTCGGCGACGTGGTAACCGAGGAACTCGAGAACCTCCGGGACGCCTCCGGGGACGTCGAGTCGTCCGTGGCCGAGGACGCGTACGCGGCGGCGGACGACCTCCTCCACCGCGTGTTCTCGAACCTCTTTTCGAATGCCGTCGAACACGGTTCGACGAACCTTCGCTCGCAGGCTCGCGAAGACGCCGTGGAACACGGTTCGACGAGCCCTCGCTCGCGGGCTCGCGAAGACGCCGCCGAACGCGACGGCGCGACGGTCCGTCTCGACGTCACCGTCGAAACGACACCCGACACCGTGGTCGTCCGCGTCTCGGACGACGGCCCGGGGATTCCGGAGGACGAACTCGCCACGCTGTTCGAGCGGAGCGACACGAGCGACGACCACGGACTCGGCCTCTACCTCGTGAAGACCCTAGTCGACCGCTACGAGGGGTCCATCGAACTGCGCGATACCGGCCCCGAGGGAACCACGTTCGTCGTGGAACTTCCGCGCGTGCCGGCGCCCGGCGTCGCCTCGCCATCGGAGAGCGACGACTCGGCGTCCGAGGTTCGACCCGATACTGCGCGCCCCGGCCCGCGTGCGGCGGAGCGGTAG
- a CDS encoding DUF7344 domain-containing protein, translating to MSSRERVGSDASDGAAVISTDTIVEAIQNPRRRYALYYLHKHSGWVDLEDVVLQVAAWERCRTPEEVTASQRRSVYTSLYQTHLPSLAGDRLVEFDKRRNRVRGLLDSENFDLVLANDSRTSTATDGVCLLTTVASVALVALAWHDLTTVGRLPALFVAGTVVLLFSLSSLVHWYDWYRWQLRTREMPPDFSVARTDDAGRN from the coding sequence ATGAGTAGTCGCGAGCGGGTCGGGTCGGACGCTTCGGACGGCGCCGCCGTGATCTCGACGGATACGATCGTCGAAGCGATACAGAACCCTCGACGGCGGTACGCGCTCTACTATCTGCACAAGCACAGCGGTTGGGTCGACCTCGAAGACGTGGTCCTGCAGGTCGCCGCGTGGGAGCGGTGCCGGACGCCGGAGGAGGTGACCGCTTCCCAGCGGCGGTCGGTCTACACGTCGCTGTACCAGACCCACCTGCCCTCGCTCGCCGGCGACCGTCTCGTCGAGTTCGACAAGCGACGGAACAGGGTTCGGGGGCTCCTCGACAGCGAGAACTTCGACCTGGTGCTCGCCAACGACTCGCGCACCTCGACGGCCACGGACGGCGTCTGTCTCCTCACGACCGTGGCCAGCGTCGCGCTGGTCGCACTCGCCTGGCACGACCTCACGACCGTCGGACGACTGCCGGCGCTGTTCGTCGCGGGGACGGTCGTCCTGCTGTTCTCGCTGTCCAGCCTGGTCCACTGGTACGACTGGTATCGGTGGCAGTTGCGAACTCGGGAGATGCCGCCGGACTTCTCGGTCGCCAGGACGGACGACGCGGGCCGGAACTGA
- a CDS encoding PRC-barrel domain containing protein, whose protein sequence is MTVALTEDETGKTVVDSEGTRLGTVAEVTHGRAQVSADESTVEKMRTELGSGGTESETYALDDESIAEITDDEVVLAEDY, encoded by the coding sequence ATGACAGTCGCACTCACCGAGGACGAGACGGGCAAGACCGTCGTCGACAGCGAGGGAACGCGCCTCGGAACGGTGGCGGAGGTGACCCACGGACGCGCCCAGGTCAGCGCCGACGAGTCGACAGTCGAGAAGATGCGGACCGAACTCGGGTCCGGCGGCACCGAGTCCGAAACCTACGCGCTCGACGACGAGAGCATCGCCGAGATAACCGACGACGAGGTCGTGTTGGCCGAGGACTACTGA
- a CDS encoding class I SAM-dependent methyltransferase gives MSADATAAAQRFYGRWSDFYDLLARSTPGLGRLRERAADALALEPGDTVVEMGCGTGANFPHLRRRVGPAGRVVGVDFTRGMLERARSRSEAASPPRNASGERTDPRAVDREGWENVHVVQGDATDVEFCEPPDAILATFVVGMLADPAREVHRWADMLGPGGSLALLDAAQTTRWFGWPVNQAFRGLVVASAPGDRKDYAEAPWTMLDRRVADARAALRERASATTHTEHALGVVRVTGGRIE, from the coding sequence ATGTCAGCCGACGCGACGGCCGCCGCTCAGCGGTTCTACGGCCGGTGGTCCGACTTCTACGACCTGCTCGCGCGCTCGACGCCCGGACTCGGCCGCCTGCGCGAGCGCGCCGCCGACGCGCTCGCGCTCGAACCGGGCGACACCGTGGTCGAGATGGGCTGTGGCACCGGCGCGAACTTCCCGCACCTCCGCCGACGCGTCGGCCCGGCGGGTCGCGTCGTCGGCGTCGACTTCACCCGCGGGATGCTCGAACGCGCCCGCTCGCGTTCCGAGGCGGCTTCGCCGCCTCGGAACGCGAGCGGGGAGCGAACCGACCCGCGAGCAGTCGACCGCGAGGGCTGGGAGAACGTCCACGTCGTGCAGGGGGACGCGACCGACGTCGAGTTCTGCGAGCCGCCGGACGCGATACTGGCCACCTTCGTCGTCGGGATGCTCGCCGACCCCGCGCGAGAGGTGCACCGCTGGGCCGACATGCTCGGGCCGGGCGGTAGTCTGGCGCTGTTGGACGCCGCACAGACGACTCGCTGGTTCGGCTGGCCCGTCAACCAGGCGTTCCGTGGGCTGGTCGTGGCCTCGGCGCCGGGCGACAGGAAGGACTACGCGGAGGCGCCGTGGACGATGCTCGACCGCCGGGTCGCCGACGCGCGCGCCGCGCTCCGCGAGCGCGCGTCGGCGACGACCCACACCGAACACGCGCTCGGCGTGGTGCGGGTGACGGGCGGGCGAATCGAGTAG
- a CDS encoding 4-phosphopantoate--beta-alanine ligase, whose product MSDVEIPEDHPRYESLLTRHRIEEGVEKGITSKQGLIAQGRGEAFDYLLGEETTESADEAERAAAAQLLLAEKPVLSVNGNLAALVPEEVVALAEATGAAIEVNLFNRTEERMRAIADHLRDHGAAEVLGLAADARIPGIEHERAKVDAEGIYEADVVVVPLEDGDRAEALAEMGKTEIVIDLNPMSRSARSATIPIVDNVIRAVPRMTEHARDLRDASDEELRAIVASFDREAALEAAERAIRGGDLD is encoded by the coding sequence ATGAGCGACGTGGAGATTCCGGAGGACCACCCGCGCTACGAGTCGCTGCTGACGCGCCACCGAATCGAGGAGGGCGTCGAGAAGGGCATCACGAGCAAGCAGGGACTCATCGCGCAGGGCCGCGGCGAGGCCTTCGACTACCTCCTCGGCGAGGAAACCACCGAGAGCGCCGACGAGGCCGAGCGCGCGGCCGCGGCCCAGTTGCTGCTGGCCGAAAAGCCGGTGCTCTCGGTCAACGGCAACCTCGCCGCGCTGGTCCCGGAAGAGGTGGTCGCGCTCGCGGAGGCCACCGGCGCGGCAATCGAGGTGAACCTGTTCAACCGGACCGAAGAACGGATGCGAGCTATCGCCGACCACCTCCGGGACCACGGCGCGGCGGAGGTCCTCGGCCTGGCGGCCGACGCCCGCATCCCGGGCATCGAGCACGAGCGCGCGAAGGTCGACGCCGAGGGCATCTACGAGGCCGACGTCGTGGTCGTGCCCCTGGAGGACGGCGACCGGGCGGAGGCGCTGGCCGAGATGGGCAAGACCGAAATCGTGATCGACCTGAACCCGATGTCGCGGTCGGCCCGGAGCGCGACGATTCCCATCGTGGACAACGTCATCCGCGCCGTGCCGAGAATGACCGAACACGCCCGCGACCTTCGGGACGCGAGCGACGAGGAACTGCGGGCTATCGTCGCGTCGTTCGACCGCGAGGCGGCGCTCGAAGCGGCCGAACGAGCGATTCGGGGCGGCGACCTCGACTGA
- a CDS encoding pantoate kinase yields the protein MNDESARAFVPGHVTGFFSVHEDDDPEQAGSRGAGVALSDGVTVTVEAAEETAMQLNDEPAAFEAVTRVLDDLDVEARVTASTDLPVGAGFGVSGAAALGTALAANAAFDCRRSENELVAVAHAAEVEAGTGLGDVVAQARGGVPVRLDPGAPDYGRLDGVPARSRVEYLTLGERSTESVLSGDTSRLSRVGVDMLVRLVEEPTLQTFVDASQEFAQEAGLLTDDVRAVLEDVHDEGGEAAMAMLGETVFALGTGLTDAGYDAETCEIHPTGATLMTE from the coding sequence ATGAACGACGAGTCGGCGCGGGCGTTCGTGCCGGGCCACGTTACCGGCTTCTTCAGCGTCCACGAGGACGACGACCCCGAGCAAGCGGGGTCGCGCGGCGCGGGGGTGGCCCTCTCGGACGGCGTGACGGTGACGGTCGAGGCGGCCGAGGAGACGGCGATGCAACTGAACGACGAACCCGCCGCCTTCGAGGCGGTGACCCGCGTGCTGGACGACCTCGACGTCGAGGCCCGGGTGACCGCCAGCACGGACCTCCCGGTCGGCGCGGGCTTCGGCGTCTCGGGCGCGGCCGCGCTCGGCACCGCGCTGGCCGCCAACGCCGCCTTCGACTGCCGGCGCTCGGAGAACGAACTGGTCGCGGTCGCCCACGCCGCGGAGGTCGAGGCCGGCACCGGACTCGGCGACGTGGTCGCCCAGGCCCGCGGCGGCGTCCCGGTCCGACTCGACCCCGGCGCGCCCGATTACGGCCGACTCGACGGCGTGCCCGCTCGGTCGCGCGTGGAGTATCTCACCCTCGGCGAGCGCTCGACGGAGTCGGTGCTCTCGGGCGACACTTCCCGGCTCTCGCGTGTCGGCGTCGACATGCTGGTTCGGTTGGTCGAAGAGCCGACGCTCCAGACGTTCGTCGACGCCTCTCAGGAGTTCGCCCAGGAGGCGGGCCTGCTCACCGACGACGTGCGCGCGGTCCTCGAAGACGTGCACGACGAGGGCGGCGAGGCCGCGATGGCGATGCTCGGCGAGACGGTCTTCGCGCTCGGAACGGGACTGACCGACGCGGGCTACGACGCCGAGACCTGCGAGATACATCCGACAGGCGCGACCCTGATGACGGAGTAG
- a CDS encoding formate/nitrite transporter family protein: protein MSSGPSGNDSSPTSYREILILEIEEGLSQLQRPTSGLFLSGLSAGLDIGFGPFLMAVVLTMSQGAFSEPLTGILLANAYAVGFIFVVVGRSELFTEHTTLAVVPVLNGQASLRSLARLWTVIYVSNLIGGALFAALAVYVGPGLETVHRGAFVELSRDLVKYSWSITLLAGILAGWMMGLMTWLVAAGQNTISQAAFVWLVAVAIGISHLPHSIAGSVEVLMGMFVSDSISVWDFFDFLLWSTIGNAVGGTIFVGLLKYGHGVRSGTTKEEIEVSVDGEEREQRM, encoded by the coding sequence GTGAGCTCCGGACCGAGTGGAAACGATTCGTCGCCGACCTCGTACCGCGAGATACTGATACTCGAAATCGAGGAGGGGTTGAGCCAACTCCAACGGCCGACGTCCGGGCTGTTTCTCTCGGGGCTGTCGGCGGGGCTGGACATCGGTTTCGGGCCGTTCCTGATGGCGGTGGTGCTGACGATGAGCCAGGGCGCGTTCTCCGAACCGCTGACCGGTATCCTGCTTGCGAACGCCTACGCGGTCGGTTTCATCTTCGTGGTCGTGGGTCGGTCCGAGCTGTTCACCGAGCACACCACACTCGCGGTCGTTCCGGTGCTCAACGGCCAGGCCTCGCTCCGGAGCCTCGCGAGGCTCTGGACCGTCATCTACGTCTCGAACCTCATCGGCGGCGCGCTGTTCGCCGCGCTGGCGGTCTACGTCGGTCCCGGACTCGAGACGGTCCACCGGGGGGCGTTCGTGGAACTGTCCCGCGACCTCGTGAAGTACTCGTGGTCCATCACGCTCCTCGCGGGCATCTTGGCCGGGTGGATGATGGGGCTGATGACGTGGCTGGTCGCCGCCGGCCAGAACACCATCAGCCAGGCCGCGTTCGTCTGGCTGGTCGCGGTCGCCATCGGCATCAGCCACCTGCCCCACTCCATCGCGGGGAGCGTGGAGGTCCTCATGGGGATGTTCGTCAGCGACAGCATCTCGGTCTGGGACTTCTTCGACTTCCTGCTGTGGAGCACCATCGGCAACGCCGTCGGCGGCACCATCTTCGTCGGCCTGTTGAAGTACGGCCACGGCGTCCGCTCCGGCACGACGAAGGAGGAGATCGAGGTGTCGGTGGACGGCGAGGAGCGGGAACAGCGGATGTGA
- the aspS gene encoding aspartate--tRNA(Asn) ligase, giving the protein MEDRTYTADAEPGDAVTVAGWAHEIRDLGGIAFLIVRDTTGKIQVKFEKDEMDDDLVETGLNVSRESVVKVTGDVEEEPRAPTDVEIVPESLEVVAPADPELPLDPSGKVDADLSTRLDNRTLDLRKEEEQAIFEIRAEVLRSVRDAFRDLGATEINTPKIVATGTEGGTELFPITYFGQEAFMNQSPQLFKQLMVGSGLERVFEVGPIFRAEEHNTPRHLNEATSIDFESAFFDHTDAMDACETVVKAAYEGVAENCQRELEALGYEDFEAPSGDFPRLTYEEAIERINATGELDEQLVWGDDLPTEGEKALGDDVGEHYFITDWPSEIKPFYIKDHDDDPELSTGFDMMHPTMELVSGGQREHRYEKLVEGFEQQGLDPEAFDYYTKMFKYGMPPHAGWGLGGERLVMTMLGLENIREAVLFPRDRQRLSP; this is encoded by the coding sequence ATGGAAGACCGAACCTACACAGCGGACGCCGAACCCGGCGACGCGGTCACGGTCGCGGGTTGGGCGCACGAGATTCGAGACCTCGGCGGCATCGCCTTCCTCATCGTCCGGGACACCACCGGCAAGATTCAGGTGAAGTTCGAGAAAGACGAGATGGACGACGACCTCGTGGAGACGGGCCTGAACGTCTCCCGCGAGAGCGTCGTGAAGGTCACCGGCGACGTCGAGGAGGAACCCCGCGCGCCGACCGACGTCGAGATCGTCCCCGAGAGCCTGGAGGTCGTCGCGCCCGCCGACCCCGAACTGCCCCTCGACCCCTCGGGCAAGGTCGACGCCGACCTCTCGACCCGACTCGACAACCGCACGCTCGACCTCCGCAAGGAGGAAGAGCAGGCCATCTTCGAGATTCGCGCCGAGGTCCTGCGCTCCGTTCGAGACGCCTTCCGCGACCTCGGTGCAACCGAGATCAACACGCCGAAGATCGTCGCGACCGGCACCGAGGGCGGCACCGAACTGTTCCCCATCACCTACTTCGGCCAGGAAGCGTTCATGAACCAGTCGCCCCAACTGTTCAAGCAGCTGATGGTCGGCTCCGGACTCGAACGCGTCTTCGAGGTCGGCCCCATCTTCCGCGCCGAGGAGCACAACACGCCCCGGCACCTGAACGAGGCGACCTCCATCGACTTCGAGAGCGCCTTCTTCGACCACACCGACGCGATGGACGCCTGCGAGACGGTCGTGAAGGCGGCCTACGAGGGCGTCGCCGAGAACTGCCAGCGCGAACTCGAAGCGCTCGGCTACGAGGACTTCGAGGCGCCGTCGGGCGACTTCCCGCGACTCACCTACGAGGAGGCCATCGAGCGCATCAACGCCACCGGCGAACTCGACGAGCAGTTGGTCTGGGGCGACGACCTGCCCACCGAGGGCGAGAAGGCGCTGGGCGACGACGTCGGCGAGCACTACTTCATCACCGACTGGCCCAGCGAAATCAAGCCGTTCTACATCAAGGACCACGACGACGACCCCGAACTGTCGACCGGCTTCGACATGATGCACCCGACGATGGAACTCGTCTCGGGTGGCCAGCGTGAACACCGCTACGAGAAGCTGGTGGAGGGCTTCGAACAGCAGGGCCTCGACCCCGAGGCGTTCGACTACTACACCAAGATGTTCAAGTACGGCATGCCGCCCCACGCCGGCTGGGGGCTCGGCGGCGAGCGCCTCGTCATGACGATGCTCGGCCTGGAGAACATCCGCGAAGCCGTCCTCTTCCCGCGGGACCGCCAGCGCCTGAGCCCGTAG